One window of Microcoleus vaginatus PCC 9802 genomic DNA carries:
- a CDS encoding adenosine deaminase, translated as MTLHAELHRHLGGSVVPRVLWRYFDRHNAEMVNRFQEYSEFEEFYTRPRNTLNEYLELHTLVESVQTVETLPYFIYRLMRGAYVFENLAYLELRYTPYLRTPEHLNQSERIDLMAEIVKVVGKASQISDCPIVTSQILCMHSRLPYEVNRAIVDLAAGMGEYVCAIDIAGGDDCIGERLEEFVGLYQYARSIGIKTTGHLYETTSGCYPELLPYLMRIGHGIQIPLKYPELLPEVARRGQCLEVCPTTYLKTGTLQDMRELKVVFDRCFEAGVDIAICTDNAGLHNVRLPFEYENLLTLDIIDFRQLQACQEAAFRHAFAWPYGERPVKMLTGLLQHESVEAIVN; from the coding sequence ATGACTTTACACGCTGAGTTGCACCGCCATCTGGGTGGTTCTGTTGTTCCTAGGGTGCTGTGGCGGTATTTCGATCGCCACAATGCTGAGATGGTTAATCGATTTCAAGAATACTCGGAGTTTGAGGAGTTTTACACTCGTCCGCGCAATACTCTCAATGAGTATTTGGAACTGCACACACTGGTAGAAAGCGTTCAAACTGTTGAGACTTTGCCTTATTTTATCTATCGGTTGATGCGGGGCGCTTACGTGTTTGAAAATCTGGCTTATTTGGAGTTGCGCTATACGCCTTATTTGCGGACTCCAGAACATTTGAATCAGTCAGAACGCATTGATTTGATGGCAGAAATTGTAAAGGTTGTGGGCAAGGCAAGTCAAATTAGCGATTGTCCGATTGTTACCAGCCAAATTTTGTGTATGCACTCGCGTTTACCTTATGAGGTGAATCGGGCGATCGTAGATTTGGCGGCCGGGATGGGAGAATATGTTTGCGCGATCGATATAGCTGGCGGCGATGATTGTATAGGGGAACGTTTGGAGGAGTTTGTCGGATTGTACCAGTACGCGAGGTCGATCGGCATCAAAACTACCGGCCACCTCTACGAAACTACCTCTGGCTGTTATCCCGAACTTTTGCCCTATCTGATGCGTATCGGCCACGGGATTCAAATTCCCTTAAAATATCCCGAACTGCTGCCAGAAGTCGCGCGCAGGGGTCAATGCTTGGAAGTTTGCCCGACTACCTATCTCAAAACGGGAACCTTGCAAGATATGCGCGAATTGAAGGTTGTGTTCGATCGATGTTTTGAAGCTGGCGTCGATATTGCCATTTGTACTGACAACGCGGGATTGCACAACGTGCGATTGCCTTTCGAGTACGAGAATTTGTTAACTTTGGATATCATTGATTTTCGGCAGTTGCAAGCGTGTCAAGAAGCTGCTTTCCGCCATGCTTTCGCCTGGCCCTACGGGGAGCGGCCTGTGAAAATGCTAACTGGTTTGTTGCAGCATGAGTCTGTGGAGGCGATCGTTAATTAA
- a CDS encoding aspartate aminotransferase family protein, with amino-acid sequence MTNMDAYWMPFTANRQFKANPRMLVSAKDMHFTSDDNRSILDGTAGLWCVNAGHARETIAEAVKQQVLRLDYSPAFQMGHPGAFELAERLVKMIPGNFDRVFFTNSGSESVETALKIAIAYHRVKGEGTRQRLIGRERGYHGVGFGGISVGGIGTNRKFFGSLLTGVDHLPHTHNLEHNAFSRKQPEWGAHLADELERIVALHDASNIAAVIVEPVAGSTGVLIPPKGYLERLRAICDKYGILLIFDEVITGFGRLGSSFATEYFGVVPDIVTAAKGITNGTVPMGAVFVKEGIYDAFMNAPENAIELFHGYTYSGHPLACAAALATLDIYEEERLFERADKMADYWENAVHSLKGVRHVIDVRNLGLVAGIELESIAGKPGKRAFDCFLQCYEKGLLIRTTGDIIALSPPLIIEKEHIDRIVEILTGVLQEME; translated from the coding sequence ATGACAAATATGGACGCTTACTGGATGCCCTTCACGGCCAACCGACAGTTTAAAGCCAATCCGCGAATGCTGGTATCGGCGAAAGATATGCACTTTACAAGCGATGATAACCGCTCAATTTTAGATGGTACTGCGGGGCTTTGGTGCGTGAATGCAGGGCACGCCCGCGAGACAATTGCCGAAGCAGTTAAACAGCAGGTTTTGCGTTTGGATTACTCTCCGGCTTTTCAGATGGGACATCCGGGGGCTTTTGAATTAGCGGAACGTTTAGTAAAGATGATTCCGGGCAATTTCGATCGCGTTTTCTTTACTAATTCGGGTTCGGAATCTGTAGAAACTGCTTTGAAAATTGCGATTGCTTATCACCGGGTGAAAGGTGAAGGAACTCGCCAAAGATTGATCGGTAGGGAACGCGGCTATCACGGCGTTGGTTTTGGGGGAATTTCTGTCGGCGGTATCGGTACAAACCGCAAGTTTTTTGGCAGTTTGCTGACGGGAGTCGATCATTTGCCTCACACTCACAATCTCGAACACAATGCTTTCAGCCGCAAACAACCGGAATGGGGAGCGCATTTGGCGGATGAATTGGAGCGGATTGTCGCTTTGCACGATGCGTCGAATATTGCAGCGGTAATTGTCGAACCTGTGGCTGGTTCTACAGGGGTTTTGATTCCCCCGAAAGGTTATTTGGAGCGGCTGCGGGCGATTTGCGACAAGTACGGAATTCTGCTAATTTTTGATGAGGTAATTACCGGATTCGGACGGCTAGGCTCTAGTTTTGCTACGGAATATTTTGGGGTGGTTCCCGATATTGTGACGGCGGCGAAAGGGATAACTAACGGTACGGTGCCGATGGGGGCGGTGTTTGTCAAAGAAGGCATTTATGATGCTTTTATGAATGCTCCTGAAAATGCGATCGAGCTTTTTCACGGTTATACTTATTCTGGTCATCCTCTGGCTTGTGCGGCTGCTTTGGCGACGCTGGATATTTATGAGGAAGAAAGGCTGTTTGAACGGGCCGATAAGATGGCAGATTATTGGGAGAATGCGGTGCATTCTTTGAAGGGAGTGCGGCACGTAATTGATGTTCGGAATCTGGGACTTGTCGCCGGGATAGAGTTAGAATCTATTGCTGGGAAGCCGGGGAAACGGGCTTTTGATTGTTTCTTGCAGTGCTATGAAAAAGGGTTGCTGATTCGGACGACGGGTGATATTATTGCTTTGTCGCCACCGTTGATTATTGAGAAGGAACATATCGATCGCATTGTGGAAATTTTGACAGGGGTTTTGCAGGAGATGGAGTGA
- a CDS encoding 50S ribosomal protein L25/general stress protein Ctc: MELAVECQKRAEGSKPNALRRSGLIPAVLYGHKGSESISLTIKAKTVEHLLKKHVVNNALIDLSIPDLSWSGKTLLREVQVHPWKGYPYHLSFFSVATQDSLEVELSLRFVGEPVGVKLEGGILDTVLTQLAVKCKPDSIPEAIEVDISNLKVGDAVHIHELVLPEGVVALGEPDQVVVTVLGIQAGSEPEDAEEDAEAAA, encoded by the coding sequence ATGGAACTCGCAGTAGAATGTCAAAAGCGGGCAGAAGGCAGCAAACCTAACGCCCTCCGCCGCTCTGGATTGATTCCCGCCGTCCTCTACGGCCACAAAGGCTCTGAATCCATTTCCCTTACCATCAAAGCCAAAACAGTTGAACACCTGCTCAAAAAGCACGTAGTCAACAATGCCCTAATTGACCTGAGCATTCCCGACCTCTCTTGGAGCGGAAAAACCTTGCTGCGGGAAGTTCAAGTTCATCCTTGGAAAGGCTATCCTTACCACCTGAGCTTTTTCTCCGTGGCGACTCAAGACAGCCTGGAAGTTGAATTGTCACTGCGTTTTGTCGGCGAACCAGTCGGCGTCAAGTTAGAAGGCGGCATCTTGGATACCGTGCTGACGCAACTGGCAGTTAAGTGCAAACCTGACAGCATTCCTGAAGCAATTGAAGTAGATATTTCTAATTTAAAGGTTGGGGATGCGGTGCACATTCATGAATTAGTTTTGCCTGAGGGAGTGGTAGCTCTCGGCGAACCAGATCAGGTGGTTGTTACGGTGCTGGGAATTCAAGCAGGTTCTGAACCAGAAGACGCAGAAGAAGACGCAGAGGCAGCAGCTTGA
- a CDS encoding adenylosuccinate synthase codes for MANVVVIGAQWGDEGKGKITDLLSKSADIVVRYQGGVNAGHTVVVNGQTFKLHLIPSGILYPDKECIIGCGTVIDPKVLIAELDQLEALNISTASLMISETAHVTMPYHRLIDVASETQRGNYKIGTTGRGIGPTYADKSERTGIRMLDLMDLEGLQEQLEWTINCKNVLLEKLYNLPPLNPQEVIDEYRVYAERLRPHVVDSSLKIYEGIHKRKNILFEGAQGTLLDLDHGTYPYVTSSNPIAGGACVGTGVGPTAIDRVIGVAKAYTTRVGEGPFPTEMVDGIGAILGDRGAEFGTTTGRKRRCGWFDAVIGRYAVRINGLDCLAITKLDVLDELEEIKVCVAYEIDGERCVDFPKSSRIFAHCKPIYESLPGWKQSTEECRNLEDLPQQALDYLKFLADLMEVPIAIVSLGASRDQTIIVEDPIHGPKRALLSADGHPAKPF; via the coding sequence TTGGCTAACGTAGTTGTGATCGGCGCCCAGTGGGGCGATGAAGGAAAAGGCAAAATTACCGATTTGCTCAGCAAATCCGCAGATATCGTTGTCCGCTACCAAGGGGGCGTCAACGCGGGTCACACCGTGGTAGTTAACGGTCAGACTTTCAAGCTGCACTTAATTCCGTCCGGAATTCTCTACCCTGATAAAGAGTGTATCATCGGCTGTGGCACGGTCATTGACCCGAAAGTTTTAATTGCAGAGTTAGATCAGCTAGAGGCACTGAATATTTCGACAGCCTCCCTGATGATTTCGGAGACGGCTCACGTGACGATGCCCTATCATCGATTAATTGATGTAGCATCGGAAACCCAGCGGGGAAATTATAAAATCGGGACCACGGGACGCGGAATTGGCCCTACTTACGCCGACAAGTCCGAACGCACTGGCATTCGGATGCTAGATTTAATGGACTTGGAAGGGTTGCAAGAACAATTGGAATGGACGATTAATTGTAAAAATGTCCTTCTCGAAAAACTCTACAATTTGCCGCCTCTAAATCCGCAAGAGGTAATTGATGAATATCGAGTTTATGCGGAACGTTTGCGGCCGCACGTAGTAGATAGTTCGCTGAAGATTTATGAGGGAATTCACAAGCGGAAAAATATTCTGTTTGAAGGCGCGCAAGGCACTTTATTAGACTTAGACCACGGCACTTATCCTTACGTTACTTCCAGCAATCCCATCGCTGGCGGTGCTTGTGTGGGAACCGGAGTCGGCCCAACAGCAATTGATCGCGTAATTGGCGTAGCAAAAGCTTATACAACCCGCGTCGGAGAAGGCCCTTTCCCTACCGAAATGGTAGATGGAATAGGCGCAATTTTGGGCGATCGAGGTGCAGAATTCGGCACAACAACCGGTCGCAAACGCCGCTGCGGTTGGTTCGACGCAGTAATCGGCCGCTACGCAGTCCGCATCAACGGCCTTGACTGTCTGGCAATTACCAAACTAGATGTTTTGGATGAATTAGAAGAAATAAAAGTTTGCGTTGCTTACGAAATTGACGGCGAAAGATGTGTTGATTTCCCGAAAAGTTCCCGGATATTTGCTCACTGCAAACCTATTTACGAAAGCCTTCCCGGTTGGAAACAGTCTACGGAAGAGTGCCGGAATTTGGAAGATTTGCCGCAGCAAGCTTTGGATTATCTGAAGTTTTTGGCAGATTTGATGGAAGTGCCGATCGCCATTGTTTCTCTCGGTGCCAGCCGCGACCAAACTATTATTGTAGAAGACCCGATTCACGGCCCGAAACGCGCTTTGCTTTCTGCCGACGGCCATCCCGCCAAACCATTTTAG